One window of the Manihot esculenta cultivar AM560-2 chromosome 14, M.esculenta_v8, whole genome shotgun sequence genome contains the following:
- the LOC110600587 gene encoding chaperone protein dnaJ 20, chloroplastic: protein MDSLLSSSSLRSSTQFLSHQNPNNKNFYGEWAQGFSCRAINKKKQQEEATEKETFYKVLSLNPQEAKPEDIKKAYRKMALRYHPDVCQNSTMSREECRRMFLQVHEAYRTLSDPVLREEYDLGLFLGLTRNLGDNHAGTGSCSWKEQLVELKRRSNLRVAQKEGSWARRVATQNTKMEE from the coding sequence ATGGATTCACTGCTAAGCTCATCAAGTTTGAGAAGTTCCACACAGTTTCTTTCTCATCAAAACCCTAATAACAAAAATTTCTATGGAGAATGGGCACAAGGGTTTTCATGCAGAGCCATCAACAAGAAGAAGCAGCAGGAGGAAGCTACAGAGAAAGAGACATTTTACAAGGTTCTATCATTGAATCCCCAAGAGGCAAAACCAGAAGATATAAAGAAAGCTTACAGGAAAATGGCCCTGAGATATCACCCGGATGTTTGTCAAAACTCTACAATGAGTAGAGAAGAATGTAGGAGGATGTTTTTGCAAGTTCATGAAGCTTATAGGACTCTGTCTGATCCTGTGTTACGTGAAGAATATGATCTTGGATTATTTCTAGGGTTGACAAGAAACCTCGGAGATAATCATGCAGGGACCGGAAGTTGCAGCTGGAAAGAGCAGCTTGTTGAGTTGAAGAGAAGATCTAATCTTCGTGTGGCTCAGAAGGAAGGTTCATGGGCTCGTAGGGTTGCAACTCAGAACACAAAGATGGAGGAATAA
- the LOC110600270 gene encoding sulfate transporter 1.2: protein MEINNNESSSFHRHSESLPCVHKVGLPPKQNLFQEITAAVKETLFADDPLRQFKDQTRSRKFVLGIQTLFPIFEWGRDYSFSKFKGDLVAGLTIASLCIPQDIGYSQLANLKPQYGLYSSFVPPLIYAFMGSSRDIAIGPVAVVSLVLGSLLQNEIDPSKDPVNYLHLTFTATFFAGITQVTLGFFRLGFLIDFLSHAAIVGFMAGAAITIALQQLKELLGIAHFTRKTDIVSVMRSVWTTVDHGWNWQTIVIGVSFLVLLLLAKQIAKKKKKLFWVAAIAPLVSVILSTLIVYVTHANKHGVKIVNEIKRGVNPPSVNEIFFSGEYLGKGFRIGVVAGMIALTEAIAIGRTFAAMKDYQIDGNKEMVALGTMNVVGSMTSCYVATGSFSRSAVNFMAGCNTAVSNIVMSLVVLLTLELITPLFKYTPKAIISSIIISAVIGLIDIEAVILIWKVDKFDFVACMGAFFGVVFKSVEIGLLIAVSISFAKILLQVTRPRTAILGKLPRTTVYRNIQQYPEASKVPGILIVRVDSAIYFSNSNYIKERILRWLTDEEEHLEENNLPRIQFLIVEMSPVTDIDTSGIHALKELHSSLQKRNVELVLANPGPVVVNKLHASSFTELIGEDNIFLTVADAVHTCAPKMEEV from the exons ATGGAGATCAACAACAATGAATCTTCTTCATTTCACAGACATTCTGAATCTTTGCCTTGTGTTCACAAGGTTGGATTGCCTCCAAAGCAAAATCTTTTCCAGGAAATTACTGCAGCTGTGAAAGAAACCCTCTTTGCTGATGATCCCTTGCGCCAATTTAAGGATcaaacaagatcaagaaagTTTGTACTTGGAATTCAAACTCTTTTCCCTATTTTTGAATGGGGAAGAGACTACAGCTTCAGTAAATTTAAAGGAGATTTGGTTGCTGGACTTACCATTGCAAGCCTATGTATTCCACAG GATATTGGATATTCACAGCTTGCAAACCTTAAGCCTCAATATGGTTTAT ATAGTAGCTTTGTTCCACCTCTTATTTATGCCTTCATGGGTAGTTCAAGAGATATTGCTATAGGACCAGTGGCAGTAGTATCCCTCGTGCTTGGAAGTCTTCTGCAGAATGAGATTGATCCTTCCAAGGACCCCGTTAACTATCTTCACCTCACGTTCACAGCTACATTCTTCGCCGGAATCACCCAAGTTACTCTAGGATTTTTCAG ATTGGGATTCTTGATTGATTTCCTATCTCATGCTGCTATTGTCGGGTTTATGGCTGGAGCTGCCATTACTATTGCTCTTCAACAACTAAAGGAATTGCTTGGTATAGCTCATTTCACTAGGAAAACCGATATAGTCTCTGTAATGCGCTCCGTCTGGACAACAGTTGATCATGGT TGGAACTGGCAGACAATTGTCATAGGAGTATCATTCTTGGTCTTACTTTTGTTAGCCAAACAAATT gctaaaaagaagaagaaattgtTCTGGGTAGCTGCTATTGCTCCATTGGTCTCTGTGATTCTTTCCACTCTTATAGTGTATGTTACTCATGCTAATAAGCATGGAGTTAAAATT GTAAATGAGATTAAAAGAGGGGTAAATCCACCATCAGTGaatgaaatttttttctctGGAGAGTACCTTGGCAAAGGCTTCAGGATTGGTGTTGTTGCTGGTATGATCGCCCTGACG GAAGCAATCGCTATCGGAAGGACGTTTGCTGCCATGAAGGACTATCAGATTGATGGAAACAAAGAAATGGTAGCATTAGGAACCATGAATGTTGTCGGTTCAATGACTTCATGCTATGTTGCTACAG GATCGTTTTCTCGATCAGCAGTGAACTTCATGGCTGGCTGCAACACTGCCGTCTCAAACATAGTGATGTCTTTAGTTGTATTATTAACATTGGAGCTTATCACTCCATTGTTTAAATACACTCCAAAAGCAATAATTTCCTCTATTATCATATCTGCTGTGATAGGCCTAATCGATATCGAAGCAGTGATTTTGATATGGAAGGTTGATAAATTTGATTTTGTTGCCTGTATGGGAGCCTTCTTTGGTGTGGTATTTAAATCTGTGGAGATCGGCCTCTTAATCGCT GTTTCAATTTCATTTGCTAAAATACTATTGCAAGTGACAAGGCCAAGGACTGCCATACTTGGAAAATTACCCAGGACCACTGTTTACAGGAACATTCAACAATATCCTGAGGCTTCAAAGGTTCCAGGCATCTTGATTGTTAGAGTTGATTCAGCAATTTACTTTTCCAACTCCAATTACATCAAGGAGAG GATTTTGAGATGGCTGACTGACGAGGAAGAACACCTGGAAGAAAACAACCTACCCAGAATCCAGTTTTTGATCGTCGAAATGTCTC CTGTAACAGATATTGACACTAGTGGAATCCATGCCTTGAAAGAGTTGCATAGTAGTCTTCAGAAGAGAAATGTTGAG CTTGTGCTAGCCAATCCAGGGCCAGTTGTGGTGAACAAGCTCCATGCTTCTAGTTTTACAGAACTGATAGGGGAAGACAACATTTTTCTTACAGTAGCTGACGCAGTTCATACATGTGCTCCAAAGATGGAGGAAGTGTGA